One window from the genome of Leptospira ryugenii encodes:
- a CDS encoding CBS domain-containing protein, protein MKIETLYKQFLLTKASHLPVLGASGDLIGLLSKEKVLRELADLGEEKETYDSIPSSLLDTELQESFLHFFKEASKIPVLNAKGETTQTWDKPRFLAEYHKLDATSTKRDPKVEHLAEQRDKKKESQNSIHWYMEQILANFPDGLLSTDVQGNTVFYNEAFESKFLSQDFFQDSLERAEQFLKNLNRDLFASYLKENDLDLHTTEHSAPVLQTVVSEILSLVRVITLKKDTKVIGFLYHLSFLSTRLNANTSTGNKFPNLEEALQGKFPMEKVLEEVEARFIYETLKLNKNNISHSAEDLGIPRTTLQNRIKYLKLTDRFREEEKSPEKKVIPRKRSQVKSAPPKKGAPAKKEKKKSPAPKKKKKTIPKKKKIR, encoded by the coding sequence GTGAAAATCGAGACTCTCTACAAACAGTTCTTACTCACAAAGGCAAGTCACCTTCCGGTACTCGGTGCCTCTGGAGATCTCATAGGACTTCTCTCCAAAGAAAAGGTTCTAAGAGAACTTGCGGATTTGGGAGAGGAAAAAGAGACCTATGATTCCATCCCTAGCTCGCTCTTAGATACCGAACTACAGGAATCTTTCCTTCATTTTTTCAAAGAAGCGAGCAAGATCCCGGTTCTCAATGCAAAGGGGGAGACCACCCAGACATGGGACAAACCTCGATTCCTTGCCGAATACCATAAGTTAGATGCAACATCCACCAAGAGAGATCCGAAAGTTGAACACTTAGCGGAACAGCGGGATAAAAAGAAAGAAAGCCAAAACTCTATCCATTGGTATATGGAACAAATCTTAGCAAATTTTCCCGATGGGCTATTATCAACAGATGTTCAGGGCAACACAGTCTTTTATAATGAAGCATTTGAATCGAAATTTTTGAGCCAGGACTTTTTCCAAGATTCCTTAGAAAGGGCGGAGCAGTTTCTAAAAAATCTAAACCGAGATTTATTTGCCTCTTATCTCAAAGAAAATGATCTTGATTTGCATACAACCGAACACTCTGCACCCGTGCTACAAACTGTCGTCTCAGAAATTCTTTCTTTAGTGCGAGTCATCACTCTAAAGAAAGATACAAAGGTCATCGGATTTTTGTACCACCTCTCCTTTTTAAGTACCCGTCTGAATGCGAATACATCCACAGGCAATAAATTCCCAAATTTAGAGGAGGCACTCCAAGGAAAGTTTCCCATGGAAAAGGTCTTGGAAGAAGTGGAAGCTAGGTTTATCTACGAAACTCTCAAATTGAACAAAAACAATATTTCACATTCAGCAGAAGATTTGGGAATACCGCGAACTACACTGCAAAACCGCATCAAATATCTCAAGTTAACCGATCGATTTCGAGAAGAAGAAAAATCTCCGGAAAAGAAAGTCATTCCGAGAAAGCGATCACAAGTAAAGTCAGCTCCTCCGAAGAAAGGAGCCCCAGCAAAGAAAGAAAAGAAGAAAAGCCCGGCGCCAAAAAAGAAAAAGAAAACAATCCCCAAGAAGAAAAAAATACGTTGA
- a CDS encoding adhesin OmpL37 family surface protein, whose amino-acid sequence MGKWKIILFAALASVHISHLSAVSPEQTNLGILIFENKENISFINVCLSNLAPPQEEAPSAQPTATPSADTGKKNLDHDYFKLLKEANQSDFSGNMWYLQSNYTYAFRQLRRAQGELKNIFEVVIQKYIEDARSLLESAAPTIIRSNDSQSKALLRLGFRDLRSAEDLYTTGLNSSPHQYRYKLKLYQEGILTLRRAKRFAILAMIYSKTPDEDKPEYQYRSNEDLKEAREEEKQRNYEKVRNTLINFIENKRMERTVQPPGNPDAKPLDLLEQHDDNYGFITAKRLDLLLEANALIKETEGAKRESVPQVPVIDEQGKVSYPEAQKK is encoded by the coding sequence ATGGGAAAATGGAAAATCATCCTCTTTGCGGCGCTTGCGAGTGTTCACATCTCACATTTGAGTGCCGTTTCCCCCGAACAAACGAATTTGGGGATTTTAATCTTTGAAAACAAAGAAAACATCAGTTTCATCAATGTTTGTTTGAGCAATCTGGCTCCTCCTCAAGAAGAGGCTCCATCTGCCCAACCAACAGCCACTCCTAGTGCCGATACAGGTAAAAAAAATCTAGACCACGATTACTTTAAGCTCTTAAAGGAAGCGAACCAATCCGACTTCTCAGGGAATATGTGGTATCTCCAAAGCAATTACACTTATGCTTTCCGTCAGTTGAGAAGAGCTCAAGGCGAATTGAAAAACATCTTTGAAGTTGTGATCCAAAAATACATTGAAGATGCTCGTTCCTTGCTAGAATCAGCGGCTCCTACCATCATTCGTTCCAATGATAGCCAATCAAAAGCATTGCTCAGATTGGGTTTCCGTGACCTAAGGTCAGCCGAAGATTTATATACAACTGGATTGAACTCCAGTCCTCACCAATATCGTTACAAATTGAAACTCTACCAAGAGGGGATATTGACTCTTAGACGTGCAAAACGATTTGCAATCCTTGCGATGATCTACAGTAAAACTCCGGATGAAGACAAACCTGAATACCAATACCGATCTAACGAAGATTTGAAAGAAGCTCGTGAAGAGGAAAAACAAAGAAACTATGAAAAAGTGAGGAACACCCTCATCAACTTCATAGAAAACAAACGTATGGAACGAACCGTACAGCCTCCGGGAAATCCAGACGCGAAACCACTGGATTTGTTAGAGCAACACGATGATAATTATGGATTTATCACAGCGAAACGTTTGGATCTATTGTTGGAAGCGAATGCTCTCATCAAAGAGACAGAAGGTGCTAAAAGAGAATCGGTCCCGCAAGTCCCCGTGATCGACGAACAAGGAAAAGTTTCGTATCCAGAAGCTCAGAAGAAATAA
- a CDS encoding LL-diaminopimelate aminotransferase, which produces MTGINENYLKLKAGYLFPEIGRRVKAYAESNPQAKIIRLGIGDVTLPLAPSIVNAMVEAAKEMGNPQGFHGYGPEQGYSFLIQKIIEHDYTKRGVKIDEDEVFVSDGSKCDCGNIQEIFALDAKIAVVDPVYPVYVDTNVMAGRTGEADANGRYQNIVYMPATEANQFEPEFPKEKADIIYLCYPNNPTGMVASKARLTEWVEFAKKNGSIILFDSAYESFIQDPNIPKSIFEIPGAKEVAMEFRSFSKTAGFTGTRCAYLVIPKELKGKTKAGESVSFNSLWSRRHSTKFNGVSYITQKGAEAVFSPQGQMEIKEQIAYYMENARLIREGLGKAGYTVFGGTNAPYIWLKTAKGMKSWEFFDHLLQSAQVVGTPGSGFGPAGEGYFRLSAFGKREDVISALERIQKL; this is translated from the coding sequence ATGACGGGAATCAATGAAAACTATTTAAAATTGAAAGCAGGGTATCTATTCCCTGAAATCGGACGACGTGTTAAAGCCTATGCGGAGAGCAATCCCCAAGCGAAGATCATCAGACTTGGCATTGGAGACGTAACTTTGCCTTTAGCACCTAGCATAGTAAATGCGATGGTGGAGGCCGCCAAAGAAATGGGCAATCCACAAGGATTCCACGGCTATGGCCCAGAGCAAGGTTACAGTTTTTTAATCCAAAAGATCATTGAACACGATTACACAAAACGAGGTGTAAAGATTGATGAAGACGAAGTTTTTGTTTCCGACGGATCAAAGTGTGATTGTGGCAATATCCAAGAAATTTTTGCCTTGGATGCAAAGATTGCGGTGGTAGATCCCGTCTATCCAGTGTATGTTGATACAAATGTGATGGCTGGGAGAACCGGTGAAGCAGATGCCAATGGTAGATACCAGAATATAGTATATATGCCCGCCACAGAAGCCAATCAATTTGAACCAGAGTTTCCAAAAGAAAAGGCAGACATCATCTATCTCTGCTATCCCAACAACCCCACTGGTATGGTTGCTTCCAAAGCCCGCCTAACAGAGTGGGTCGAGTTTGCCAAAAAAAATGGAAGTATCATTCTATTTGATTCTGCCTATGAATCCTTCATCCAAGACCCTAACATCCCAAAATCTATCTTTGAGATTCCTGGTGCTAAAGAAGTGGCTATGGAATTCCGCTCCTTTTCCAAAACAGCGGGGTTTACAGGAACACGTTGTGCCTATCTTGTCATCCCGAAAGAACTGAAAGGAAAGACGAAGGCTGGAGAATCTGTGAGTTTCAATTCTCTTTGGTCGAGACGCCATAGTACAAAATTCAATGGGGTCTCTTACATCACACAAAAGGGAGCTGAGGCAGTCTTTTCTCCCCAAGGCCAAATGGAAATCAAAGAGCAGATTGCCTACTATATGGAGAACGCACGTCTCATCCGAGAGGGATTGGGCAAAGCGGGGTATACTGTATTTGGAGGGACCAACGCTCCGTATATCTGGTTGAAGACAGCAAAGGGAATGAAGTCCTGGGAGTTTTTCGACCATCTGCTCCAATCCGCTCAGGTGGTGGGTACTCCAGGTTCGGGGTTCGGACCCGCCGGGGAAGGGTATTTCCGCCTTTCCGCCTTTGGAAAGCGAGAGGATGTGATTTCTGCCTTGGAACGCATACAAAAATTGTAA
- a CDS encoding DUF2203 family protein: MGKKIWTLREAKEVLPTIIEITSEYYEKCSVLAKELRASIYPENVMETKEAEIADLVQSWSGQMLALGLDVKGLWLVDFDHGKGYYCWTWGEDDVMYEHGYNDGFRSRKLIEKPSEDSDDGNQ, encoded by the coding sequence ATGGGGAAAAAAATATGGACCCTAAGGGAAGCGAAAGAAGTTCTACCGACCATTATTGAAATCACTTCTGAATATTACGAAAAATGTTCTGTGCTGGCTAAAGAATTGAGAGCCTCTATTTATCCAGAGAATGTTATGGAAACAAAAGAAGCAGAGATTGCAGACTTGGTGCAATCCTGGTCGGGGCAGATGTTAGCATTGGGCTTAGACGTGAAAGGTCTCTGGTTGGTGGACTTTGATCATGGGAAGGGCTATTATTGTTGGACTTGGGGCGAAGATGATGTCATGTATGAACATGGATACAATGACGGCTTCCGCTCCAGAAAATTAATCGAAAAACCTAGTGAGGACTCAGATGACGGGAATCAATGA
- the pyrB gene encoding aspartate carbamoyltransferase: MYSYSHRNILDTLQFSKEDLDFLIKKSKKMHSLQESGDAFGILKGKLLASLFFEASTRTRLSFETAMERLGGRLVSTVGFQFSSISKGETLYDTMKMIEGYADIAVIRHPVEGSSRIAAGAVSIPVINAGDGAGQHPTQALLDLYTIISEKGTLDGLSIAFIGDLKYGRTIHSLINLLRHYSVHLYLISPEELRLPDTYKKYLSGFPMTWEETTDIKAVWDSDVAYVTRIQEERFADHREYERLKDIYKVNKELVLASKKQTTILHPLPRVNELSTDVDDLPNAAYFRQAKYGVVVRMALLCLSLGVDF; encoded by the coding sequence ATGTATTCATATTCACATCGGAATATCCTAGACACACTGCAATTTTCAAAGGAAGATCTTGATTTTCTTATCAAAAAATCAAAGAAGATGCATTCTTTGCAGGAGTCCGGGGATGCATTTGGTATTCTCAAAGGCAAACTTCTCGCATCGCTTTTTTTTGAAGCTAGCACTAGGACTAGGCTATCTTTTGAAACCGCCATGGAACGGTTAGGTGGCCGCCTCGTTTCTACGGTCGGGTTTCAATTTTCTTCCATTTCCAAAGGTGAGACATTATACGACACCATGAAGATGATCGAAGGCTATGCTGATATCGCTGTTATCCGCCACCCAGTGGAAGGAAGCTCTCGGATTGCTGCTGGTGCGGTCAGCATACCTGTGATCAACGCGGGTGATGGAGCAGGGCAACACCCAACACAGGCGCTCCTGGATTTATACACTATTATTTCTGAAAAAGGAACCCTAGACGGGCTGTCCATTGCCTTTATTGGTGATCTAAAATACGGAAGGACGATTCATTCACTCATCAATCTGTTACGTCATTATTCTGTGCATTTATACCTAATTTCGCCAGAAGAGTTGAGGCTCCCTGATACCTACAAAAAGTATTTAAGTGGCTTCCCTATGACCTGGGAGGAGACAACAGATATCAAAGCTGTTTGGGACTCAGATGTTGCATATGTTACACGCATACAAGAAGAAAGATTTGCTGACCATAGAGAGTATGAACGATTAAAAGATATTTATAAAGTAAACAAGGAGCTTGTATTAGCTTCTAAAAAACAAACTACGATTTTACATCCTCTCCCAAGGGTGAACGAACTTTCAACCGATGTGGATGATCTACCGAACGCAGCGTACTTTCGACAGGCAAAGTATGGTGTTGTCGTACGGATGGCTCTACTTTGTTTGAGTTTGGGAGTCGATTTCTAG
- a CDS encoding acyl-CoA thioesterase, translating to MSESTRNKLSDMELVTQHLVQPDDLNYHNNLFGGKMLSWIDEGMAMFVMTKIRYTNIVTISMDNVVFRSPARAGDIIQIYGKIMKYGKSSVTSKTLAVTNNPQTQKISEVIESEITYVCLGENGKPFAYFRNFNPPI from the coding sequence ATGTCAGAATCAACACGAAACAAACTTTCGGATATGGAACTCGTGACCCAACATTTGGTGCAACCAGACGATCTCAACTACCACAACAATCTTTTCGGTGGGAAGATGCTGTCTTGGATCGATGAAGGGATGGCAATGTTTGTTATGACAAAAATCCGCTATACAAATATAGTCACAATTTCCATGGACAATGTTGTTTTTAGATCACCAGCGAGAGCCGGAGATATCATACAAATCTATGGCAAAATCATGAAGTATGGAAAATCTTCCGTAACTAGCAAAACTTTAGCCGTAACCAATAACCCACAAACTCAAAAAATTTCAGAGGTGATTGAAAGTGAGATCACCTACGTATGTTTAGGTGAAAATGGAAAGCCTTTTGCTTACTTTAGAAACTTTAACCCTCCCATTTAG
- a CDS encoding UbiX family flavin prenyltransferase, with amino-acid sequence MRLVVGLAGASGSIYAARFIRALSYLEGETFLIVSPPSLRIFSEEYETQVKTPEDILAFLRERYGLGDVHSFKIRNFHDIGADIASGSNAWDAMVVVPCSMKSVASIHAGFTENLIERAADVSLKERRRLVLVPRETPYNRIHLRNMLALDEAGAIILPASPGFYQMPKTLEDLGDFIAGRILGLLGIEHQLFPKWEG; translated from the coding sequence ATGAGATTGGTTGTGGGACTTGCTGGTGCGAGTGGTAGTATCTATGCAGCGAGGTTTATCAGAGCGCTGTCCTATTTAGAAGGCGAAACCTTTCTGATTGTAAGTCCACCTTCACTTCGTATATTTTCAGAAGAATATGAAACTCAAGTCAAAACGCCAGAGGATATCTTAGCCTTTCTTAGAGAAAGGTATGGATTAGGTGATGTGCACTCCTTCAAAATCAGAAACTTTCATGACATCGGTGCCGACATCGCCAGTGGTTCCAATGCATGGGATGCGATGGTCGTTGTGCCTTGTAGTATGAAGTCTGTAGCCTCTATACATGCAGGGTTTACAGAAAACCTCATAGAAAGAGCAGCCGATGTAAGCCTAAAAGAAAGAAGACGCTTGGTTCTTGTTCCAAGAGAAACACCATACAACCGTATCCACCTCCGAAATATGTTGGCTCTGGATGAAGCTGGAGCCATCATCTTACCTGCATCACCTGGATTCTACCAGATGCCAAAAACTTTAGAAGACCTAGGAGATTTTATCGCCGGAAGGATCCTGGGTCTACTTGGCATAGAGCACCAACTTTTCCCTAAATGGGAGGGTTAA
- a CDS encoding UbiA-like polyprenyltransferase, whose amino-acid sequence MKFIHNLVLYGKMIKFSHTLFALPFAAISFVLAYLESPLEMNELMRIGFLCLVCMVSARSAAMGFNRYVDAEIDEKNPRTENREIPAGRISKISALLFIGLSSFIFIISSFFVNKLAFLLSFPALFVLFLYSLTKRFTLFCHIVLGFALALAPLGAWIAITESISLIPISFSLGLLFHIAAFDVLYAIQDMDFDRKEDLHSIPAKLGETPSRLVAMGMHIISILVFGFAGYVSDLGMLYFLLLGLIALLIFYEHKLSWAHETKELPIQFYQINSYISVVLLFAIVMDKWSELMVKIVSGISF is encoded by the coding sequence ATGAAATTCATCCACAACCTCGTTTTATACGGAAAAATGATCAAATTCTCTCATACACTCTTTGCTCTACCCTTTGCCGCTATTTCTTTCGTACTTGCCTACTTAGAATCGCCGCTTGAAATGAATGAGCTTATGAGGATCGGTTTTCTCTGTCTGGTCTGTATGGTCAGTGCCAGGAGTGCCGCCATGGGATTCAATCGTTATGTGGATGCCGAAATCGATGAAAAAAATCCCAGAACAGAGAATAGAGAGATTCCCGCCGGGAGGATTTCAAAGATTTCTGCCTTGTTGTTCATAGGCTTGTCCTCTTTTATCTTCATCATTTCGAGTTTTTTTGTCAATAAGCTAGCATTCCTACTTTCATTTCCCGCACTCTTTGTCTTATTTCTCTACTCGCTCACAAAACGATTCACATTGTTTTGTCATATTGTTTTAGGTTTTGCTTTGGCCTTAGCGCCTCTTGGGGCATGGATCGCCATCACTGAGTCTATCTCCCTCATTCCCATTAGTTTTTCTTTGGGTCTACTCTTCCACATAGCGGCCTTTGATGTGTTGTATGCCATCCAAGACATGGACTTTGATCGAAAAGAAGATTTACATTCTATACCAGCAAAGTTAGGTGAAACACCATCACGTTTGGTTGCGATGGGTATGCATATAATTTCCATTCTTGTGTTTGGATTTGCTGGTTATGTTTCCGATTTAGGGATGTTGTACTTCCTACTCTTGGGTTTAATCGCACTTCTCATTTTTTATGAACACAAACTTTCCTGGGCGCATGAAACAAAGGAACTTCCCATCCAATTCTACCAGATCAACTCATACATTTCTGTAGTTCTTTTGTTCGCTATCGTAATGGACAAATGGTCCGAATTGATGGTCAAGATTGTATCGGGAATCTCATTCTAA
- the nth gene encoding endonuclease III — translation MKRSKAKPETALQIYRKLEEQFGEVETPLHFTQDHELAIAVILSAQCTDERVNQVTPKLFQTFPNLEDFAKAKTKDIEALIFSTGFYHNKAKHIKNFAKMLIEEFGGKIPNRLEDAIKLPGFGRKTANVVLNELYGVNEGFVVDTHVKRLTNRLGLTKNTDPVKIEKDIMKLLPPNLYRNFSLYLIFLGRKNCQARRTECSTCVLAELCPSYSPT, via the coding sequence ATGAAAAGGTCCAAAGCTAAGCCCGAAACTGCTCTACAAATCTATCGTAAGTTAGAAGAGCAGTTTGGGGAAGTCGAAACCCCCTTACATTTCACACAAGACCATGAACTCGCGATCGCTGTCATCCTCTCCGCCCAGTGTACGGATGAACGAGTGAACCAAGTCACTCCTAAATTATTCCAAACCTTCCCGAACCTAGAAGATTTTGCCAAAGCCAAAACCAAGGACATTGAAGCTTTGATCTTCTCAACTGGTTTCTACCACAATAAGGCAAAGCATATCAAAAACTTTGCCAAAATGCTCATTGAAGAATTTGGAGGGAAGATTCCGAATCGTTTGGAAGATGCGATCAAACTTCCAGGCTTTGGCCGAAAGACTGCCAATGTTGTTCTGAACGAATTGTACGGAGTAAACGAAGGATTTGTCGTGGACACACATGTGAAACGATTGACCAATCGACTCGGACTAACAAAAAACACGGATCCTGTGAAGATTGAGAAAGATATTATGAAATTACTTCCTCCTAATCTTTACCGAAACTTTTCTCTGTACCTGATATTTCTCGGTCGTAAGAATTGCCAAGCCCGCCGAACTGAATGTTCGACTTGCGTGTTGGCTGAACTTTGTCCGTCATATTCTCCGACTTAG
- the rpmB gene encoding 50S ribosomal protein L28: MARTCVVTGRGTTAGNNVSHSHKKNRRIWKVNVVTKKIFLEDENRWVRVKISTRALRTLRKKGLKVAIKDHGGDITAIAPKKYVGVKPTSPKA, from the coding sequence ATGGCTAGAACATGTGTTGTGACAGGAAGAGGAACTACGGCTGGGAACAATGTATCCCACTCTCATAAAAAAAATCGTAGAATTTGGAAGGTCAATGTCGTTACCAAAAAAATCTTCCTGGAAGATGAGAACCGTTGGGTTCGAGTAAAGATCTCTACGCGGGCATTGAGAACTCTCAGAAAAAAAGGCCTAAAAGTAGCCATAAAAGACCATGGTGGTGACATTACAGCCATTGCTCCTAAGAAGTATGTGGGAGTAAAACCAACTAGCCCAAAGGCATAA